A window from Dermacentor silvarum isolate Dsil-2018 unplaced genomic scaffold, BIME_Dsil_1.4 Seq516, whole genome shotgun sequence encodes these proteins:
- the LOC119435192 gene encoding neprilysin-1-like: VDCESAVRVTHVLERSRRTHKSPRVGFALLLFFALLFVALFLLALFVKKQSGREPISTCNSQACLQHGQVLLEALNLSVDPCDDFHAFVCGSWERRLNEGPASAAPAYQDRLMVAFAERAIDELQSNLEKLEGPASEDANQTVYLAAQFFRSCTRSDSSGGTYSATSATSKTRLQRFRELRTRMRLPWPENMPYAALEPLDVMLDLAINWNENFLFDAQLVNVSGRPVTLFLSRGKPLTGWVHYEEPANYEGHVQDYLGYMGLSKAAGGNEAHPHVLRNLTRDMLNVKRDGARGEANQTWFRLDLFDNPTPWVDAGVWLSLLNKHFSPDLSWSSDHWVVVEDFGLVQGIQKLLNKYTKRQFLIGMSWLFVQTHLWAILDLPQLRFRSGASDDLTLFMTLKKYSCLEYVQSRLGSLLPFGEAITGLPPNSLQFFGTFVDSAASLLDQLAWIGNARHAALQKTKYLTSSSLPRPAFLNLERREQLFDTFPRMGADFAANFVDASHWYQATRKDRNRLGLYGLRTSSGYARPFYVYALNSVRFPMTLFQPPLYYNLSRMVVLNAGAGSVLAREVARAFDPKGIALDEEGRGALWWGPNRSRDYLERLACDLNASECCSSIQLFPSVPGLEIAYHAFEGDAKYDQRLPGLEKYTHDQLFFINYCYVQCAGSRANYGDSCNVPLRNFAPFGKAFKCSVGSRMNPRRKCGFFS; the protein is encoded by the exons GTCGATTGCGAGAGCGCCGTCCGAGTGACGCACGTGCTAGAGCGGTCACGCCGCACCCACAAGTCTCCGCGCGTGGGGTTCGCGCTGCTGCTGTTCTTCGCGTTGCTCTTCGTGGCGCTCTTCCTGCTCGCGCTGTTCGTGAAGAAGCAAAGCGGCCGCGAGCCGATCAGCACGTGCAACAGTCAGGCGTGCCTCCAGCATGGACAGGTGCTGCTCGAAGCGCTCAACCTGTCCGTCGACCCATGCGACGACTTCCACGCGTTCGTCTGCGGCTCCTGGGAGCGCCGACTGAACGAAGGGCCCGCCAGCGCCGCGCCCG CGTACCAGGACCGTCTGATGGTGGCATTCGCGGAAAGGGCCATCGATGAGCTACAGTCGAACCTGGAAAAGCTCGAAGGACCCGCTTCAGAAGATGCGAACCAAACCGTGTATCTGGCCGCGCAATTCTTCAGGAGCTGCACCAGGTCTGATAGCAGCGGCGGCACCTACTCCGCGACTTCCGCCACATCAAAGACGAGGCTTCAGCGATTCCGAGAGCTGCGCACGAGAATGCGGCTTCCATGGCCCGAAAACATGCCTTACGCAGCCCTCGAACCGCTGGACGTCATGCTCGACTTGGCCATTAACTGGAACGAGAACTTCCTCTTCGACGCCCAGCTCGTCAACGTGAGCGGTCGGCCCGTGACGTTATTTCTGAGTCGTGGGAAGCCTCTGACCGGCTGGGTGCACTACGAAGAGCCCGCTAACTACGAGGGTCACGTCCAAGACTACCTAGGGTACATGGGTCTGAGCAAAGCCGCCGGTGGCAACGAAGCCCACCCCCACGTCCTCAGGAATCTGACTCGCGATATGCTCAATGTCAAGAGAGATGGCGCGAGGGGGGAGGCAAACCAGACTTGGTTCCGGCTAGACCTCTTCGACAATCCAACGCCGTGGGTCGATGCCGGCGTCTGGCTCAGCTTGCTCAACAAGCACTTCTCTCCAGACCTGAGTTGGTCCTCCGACCATTGGGTCGTGGTGGAAGACTTCGGGCTCGTTCAAGGCATCCAAAAGCTGTTGAATAAGTACACCAAGAGGCAGTTCTTGATCGGCATGTCGTGGCTATTTGTCCAGACACACCTGTGGGCTATCCTGGACCTTCCGCAACTAAGGTTCCGCAGCGGCGCTAGCGACGACCTCACGTTGTTCATGACGCTGAAGAAATACAGCTGCCTCGAGTACGTGCAGTCCCGACTCGGCTCGCTGCTTCCGTTCGGCGAGGCAATTACCGGTCTGCCGCCAAATTCGCTCCAATTCTTCGGGACATTCGTGGACTCGGCGGCCTCGCTCCTCGACCAGCTTGCATGGATCGGGAACGCTCGACACGCCGCGCTGCAGAAGACCAAGTACTTGACGAGCAGCTCTCTGCCGCGGCCGGCCTTCCTCAACTTGGAGAGGCGGGAGCAGCTGTTCGACACATTCCCGCGTATGGGCGCCGACTTCGCCGCCAACTTCGTCGACGCGTCGCATTGGTATCAGGCGACCCGCAAGGATCGGAACCGCCTGGGCTTGTACGGCCTCCGCACGTCGTCTGGCTACGCGCGCCCTTTCTACGTCTACGCCCTCAACAGCGTACGCTTCCCGATGACCCTATTCCAGCCGCCGCTCTACTACAATCTCAGCCGCATGGTCGTGCTCAACGCGGGAGCGGGCTCCGTCCTGGCGCGCGAGGTCGCCCGCGCGTTCGACCCCAAGGGCATCGCGTTGGACGAAGAAGGGCGCGGCGCGCTGTGGTGGGGGCCGAACCGGTCGCGCGACTACCTCGAACGGCTCGCGTGCGACCTGAACGCCAGTGAGTGCTGCTCCTCCATACAGCTATTTCCCTCTGTGCCGGGCCTCGAGATTGCCTACCACGCGTTCGAGGGAGACGCCAAATACGACCAGAGGCTACCGGGTCTCGAGAAGTACACCCACGACCAGCTGTTTTTCATCAACTATTGCTACGTTCAGTGCGCCGGCAGCCGAGCCAACTACGGGGACAGTTGCAACGTGCCGCTCAGGAACTTCGCGCCCTTCGGGAAAGCATTCAAGTGCAGCGTCGGTTCGCGAATGAACCCACGACGCAAGTGCGGCTTTTTTTCATGA